One window of Deinococcus metalli genomic DNA carries:
- the pta gene encoding phosphate acetyltransferase, with amino-acid sequence MQTLLIAPTRNGVGLSSTALGLARALERQGLRAAFLKPIAQTYETTQDDSVHFARTVAHLTPPEPIPLARAEDLLSHGGQEDLMEEVIALAQHAAGPGVDVLVVEGLALNERNAYAGALNAALARNLGADSVLVSSLSGVGAAELVDELEIAAGQHRRSDGSGLAGYVLNFAPAGLDYGALLSELRSRSPLIARGELPLLGVVALSPDLQSPRTLDVARALGAAWLNEGEARVRRVTSTVVTARSVPKMAHLLGPGALVVTPGDREDVVMAAALSHLSGVPLAGLMLTSDSVPEDSITQLCAAALGRPGVPSDLPVMRVGTNSFHTASALSRLSPRVPHDDPERMERMLDFIADRLDTLPLTSRLRARPDAERRLPPSAFRHELILRARAAAKRIVLPEGDEPRTVQAAIRCTEKGIARCVLLARPERVAQVAQGQGLSVPDGLEIIDPDTVRERYVAPMVELRKAKGLTAPQALAQLEDSVVLGTMMLALGEVDGLVSGAVHTTANTVRPALQLIKTAPGASLVSSVFFMLMPEQVLVYGDAAINPNPNAEELADIAIQSADSARAFGITPRVAMLSYSTGESGSGEDVEKVKAATALVRQQRPDISVDGPLQYDAAAVLSVGLSKAPDSPVAGRATVFIFPDLNTGNTTYKAVQRAAGVVAVGPMLQGLRKPVNDLSRGALVDDIVYTIALTAIQATQTQAAVSGTDQPG; translated from the coding sequence ATGCAGACCCTCCTGATCGCCCCGACCCGCAACGGCGTGGGCCTGAGCAGCACCGCGCTGGGCCTCGCCCGCGCCCTGGAACGCCAGGGCCTGCGCGCCGCCTTCCTCAAACCCATCGCGCAGACCTACGAGACGACCCAGGACGATTCCGTGCACTTCGCGCGCACGGTCGCTCACCTGACCCCGCCCGAACCGATCCCGCTGGCCCGCGCCGAGGACCTCCTGAGCCACGGCGGGCAGGAAGACCTGATGGAGGAGGTCATCGCCCTGGCGCAGCACGCGGCGGGGCCCGGCGTGGACGTGCTGGTCGTCGAGGGCCTCGCGCTGAACGAGCGCAACGCCTACGCGGGCGCGCTGAACGCCGCGCTGGCCCGCAACCTGGGCGCGGACTCGGTGCTGGTGTCCTCTCTGTCGGGCGTGGGCGCGGCGGAACTGGTGGACGAACTGGAGATCGCCGCGGGCCAGCACCGCCGCAGCGACGGCAGCGGCCTGGCCGGGTATGTCCTGAACTTCGCTCCGGCAGGCCTGGATTACGGCGCGCTGCTGTCGGAACTTCGGTCGCGCAGTCCGCTGATCGCGCGGGGCGAGTTGCCGCTGCTGGGCGTGGTGGCGCTGTCGCCGGACCTGCAGTCCCCGCGCACGCTGGACGTCGCCCGCGCGCTGGGCGCAGCGTGGCTCAACGAGGGCGAGGCCCGGGTGCGCCGCGTGACGAGCACCGTCGTCACGGCGCGCAGCGTGCCGAAGATGGCGCACCTGCTGGGGCCCGGCGCGCTGGTCGTCACGCCCGGCGACCGCGAGGACGTCGTGATGGCCGCCGCGCTGTCGCACCTCAGCGGGGTTCCGCTGGCCGGCCTGATGCTCACGTCGGACAGCGTGCCGGAGGACAGCATCACCCAGCTGTGCGCCGCCGCACTGGGCCGGCCCGGCGTGCCCAGCGACCTGCCGGTCATGCGCGTGGGCACCAACTCCTTCCACACGGCGTCCGCCCTGTCGCGCCTGAGCCCGCGCGTGCCGCACGACGACCCGGAGCGCATGGAGCGCATGCTGGACTTCATCGCGGACCGGCTGGACACGCTGCCGCTCACGTCGCGGCTGCGCGCCCGCCCGGACGCCGAGCGCCGCCTGCCGCCCAGCGCGTTCCGCCACGAACTGATCCTGCGCGCCCGCGCCGCCGCCAAACGCATCGTGCTGCCCGAGGGCGACGAGCCGCGCACCGTGCAGGCCGCGATCCGCTGCACCGAAAAGGGCATCGCGCGCTGCGTGCTGCTCGCCCGCCCCGAGCGCGTGGCCCAGGTCGCGCAGGGCCAGGGCCTGAGCGTGCCGGACGGCCTGGAGATCATCGACCCGGACACCGTGCGCGAGCGCTACGTGGCCCCCATGGTGGAGCTGCGAAAGGCCAAGGGCCTGACCGCTCCGCAGGCCCTGGCGCAGCTCGAGGACAGCGTGGTGCTGGGCACCATGATGCTCGCGCTGGGCGAGGTGGACGGCCTGGTATCGGGCGCGGTGCACACCACCGCGAACACCGTGCGGCCGGCCCTGCAGCTCATCAAGACCGCGCCGGGCGCGTCGCTGGTGAGCAGCGTGTTCTTCATGCTGATGCCCGAACAGGTGCTGGTGTACGGCGACGCCGCCATCAACCCCAACCCGAACGCCGAGGAACTCGCGGACATCGCCATCCAGTCGGCCGACAGCGCCCGCGCCTTCGGGATCACGCCCCGGGTCGCCATGCTCAGCTACTCCACCGGCGAGTCCGGCAGCGGCGAGGACGTCGAGAAGGTGAAGGCCGCGACCGCGCTCGTGCGGCAGCAGCGCCCCGACATCAGCGTGGACGGGCCGCTCCAGTACGACGCCGCCGCCGTGCTCTCGGTGGGGCTCTCCAAGGCGCCGGACAGCCCGGTGGCCGGGCGCGCGACCGTGTTCATCTTCCCCGACCTGAACACCGGCAACACCACCTACAAGGCCGTGCAGCGCGCCGCCGGGGTGGTCGCGGTGGGACCGATGCTCCAGGGCCTGCGCAAGCCCGTGAACGACCTGTCGCGCGGCGCGCTGGTGGACGACATCGTGTACACCATCGCCCTGACCGCGATCCAGGCGACGCAGACCCAGGCGGCCGTCAGCGGTACAGATCAGCCCGGCTGA
- a CDS encoding SAM-dependent methyltransferase — protein sequence MTSEPAPAARARAHRGAPRTLLVVAGVAAGVAARRALRPPPGEADRKAVTLDILNVLLPTRRTFDVRFWDGTVLPAAQQPARATLVLNHEYSLGRMLRFPLDVSVGEAYLRGDFDVEGDLGSVAALGDDLELTPTTLLRLLPLLPALRRAGAGAPEPVGITAKLDGPTHSRERDQQAVQYHYDVSNDFYRLWLDARMVYSCAYFPTGTETLDEAQTAKLEYLCRKLRLTPGERLLDIGCGWGGLAIYAAQHFGVRVLGVTLSGAQLHEGRARVKAAGVEDLVTLDLRDYRDVLGGSEGTFDKISSVGMAEHVGTKNLPTYFRTAYAALKPGGLMMNHAIGAPPHQRTLPQWVEGGNFAGKYVFPDGELQPIWQTLKVATEAGFEARDVENLREHYARTLRCWADNLDAHAEDARAVLGEQRFRLWRLYLNACVPAFQRGNLHLYQSLLAKPDAQQRAHVPLSRADLYR from the coding sequence ATGACGAGTGAACCCGCTCCCGCCGCCCGGGCCCGGGCGCACCGCGGCGCGCCGCGTACCCTGCTCGTGGTGGCCGGGGTGGCCGCCGGAGTCGCCGCCCGCCGGGCGCTGCGGCCACCTCCCGGTGAGGCCGACCGGAAGGCCGTGACGCTGGACATCCTGAACGTGCTGCTGCCCACGCGGCGCACCTTCGACGTGCGGTTCTGGGACGGCACGGTGCTGCCCGCCGCGCAGCAGCCCGCCCGCGCCACCCTGGTGCTGAACCACGAGTACTCGCTGGGCCGCATGCTGCGCTTCCCGCTCGACGTCTCGGTCGGCGAGGCGTACCTGCGCGGCGACTTCGACGTCGAGGGCGATCTGGGCAGCGTGGCCGCGCTGGGCGACGACCTCGAACTCACGCCCACCACGCTGTTGCGGCTGCTGCCGCTGCTGCCCGCCCTGCGCCGTGCCGGGGCCGGCGCGCCCGAACCGGTCGGCATCACTGCGAAGCTGGATGGTCCCACGCACTCGCGCGAACGCGACCAGCAGGCGGTCCAGTACCACTATGACGTCTCGAACGACTTCTACAGGCTGTGGCTGGACGCGCGCATGGTGTACTCCTGCGCGTACTTCCCGACCGGCACCGAGACGCTGGACGAGGCCCAGACGGCGAAACTCGAGTACCTCTGCCGCAAGCTGCGCCTGACGCCCGGCGAGCGTCTGCTGGACATCGGCTGCGGGTGGGGCGGCCTGGCTATATACGCCGCGCAGCACTTCGGCGTGCGGGTGCTGGGCGTCACGCTGTCCGGGGCACAGCTGCACGAGGGCCGGGCGCGCGTGAAGGCCGCTGGCGTGGAGGACCTCGTCACGCTGGACCTGCGCGACTACCGCGACGTGCTGGGCGGCAGCGAGGGCACATTCGACAAGATCTCCAGCGTCGGCATGGCCGAACACGTCGGCACGAAGAACCTGCCCACCTACTTCCGCACCGCGTACGCCGCCCTGAAACCCGGCGGCCTGATGATGAACCACGCCATCGGCGCGCCGCCCCACCAGCGGACCCTGCCGCAGTGGGTGGAGGGCGGCAACTTCGCCGGCAAGTACGTCTTCCCGGACGGGGAACTCCAGCCCATCTGGCAGACCCTGAAGGTCGCCACCGAGGCCGGCTTCGAGGCCCGGGACGTCGAGAACCTGCGCGAGCACTACGCCCGGACGCTGCGCTGCTGGGCCGACAACCTGGACGCCCACGCCGAGGACGCCCGCGCCGTGCTGGGTGAGCAGCGCTTCCGGCTGTGGCGGCTGTACCTGAACGCCTGTGTGCCCGCCTTCCAGCGCGGCAACCTGCACCTGTACCAGAGCCTGCTGGCCAAACCCGACGCGCAGCAGCGCGCCCACGTGCCCCTCAGCCGGGCTGATCTGTACCGCTGA
- a CDS encoding LptF/LptG family permease — translation MRVKRFEAYVLNEILPLLFGALAVVILLLVLALLSDVIAPLLAKGADPLLVARAVALNIPEATATALPIALMFATLLGLSRLSADSEIKGALASGIPATRLFRPVLGLGLAVTVLAFALGEGVVPRAKVEDRKVKQRIVFDNPRVIGLDGQGPGRQTVVLRDALDRAISVGQILPGGELRDLRIVAMQPGLPPREVITARSGRLRPGSNVLELQGGQRITYQDGRPLTVLSFQTGTLPVQDVQADLDTSGGAQRAIDTPLPELLARTRAYRQQGVQAPADFTALHLKFAQPLAALALAFFAAALAVFSFRTGRNLGLVWALLLSFAYYATGSVFRVMGEKGALAAVPAAYAADVIAVVAGISLLWLARRR, via the coding sequence GTGAGGGTCAAACGCTTCGAAGCGTACGTACTGAACGAGATCCTGCCGCTGCTCTTCGGGGCGCTGGCGGTGGTGATCCTGCTGCTGGTCCTCGCGCTGCTGTCGGACGTGATCGCGCCTCTGCTCGCCAAGGGCGCCGACCCGCTGCTGGTCGCCCGCGCGGTCGCCCTGAACATCCCTGAGGCGACCGCGACCGCGCTCCCCATCGCGCTGATGTTCGCCACGCTGCTGGGCCTGTCGCGCCTGTCGGCGGATTCGGAGATCAAGGGCGCGCTGGCCAGCGGCATTCCCGCCACCCGCCTGTTCCGCCCGGTGCTGGGTCTCGGCCTGGCTGTGACGGTCCTTGCCTTCGCACTGGGCGAGGGCGTCGTGCCGCGCGCCAAGGTCGAGGACCGCAAGGTCAAGCAGCGCATCGTGTTCGACAACCCGCGTGTGATCGGGCTGGACGGCCAGGGTCCGGGCAGACAGACCGTGGTGCTGCGGGACGCGCTGGACCGCGCGATCTCGGTCGGCCAGATCCTGCCGGGCGGCGAACTGCGCGACCTGCGGATCGTGGCGATGCAGCCGGGCCTGCCGCCCCGCGAGGTCATCACCGCGCGCAGCGGGCGCCTGCGGCCCGGCAGCAATGTGCTGGAACTCCAGGGCGGGCAGCGCATCACGTACCAGGACGGCCGGCCCCTGACGGTCCTCAGCTTCCAGACCGGCACGCTGCCGGTGCAGGACGTGCAGGCCGACCTGGACACCAGCGGCGGCGCGCAGAGGGCCATCGACACGCCGCTGCCGGAGCTGCTGGCGCGCACCCGGGCGTACCGGCAGCAGGGCGTGCAGGCCCCCGCCGACTTCACGGCGCTGCACCTGAAGTTCGCGCAGCCGCTCGCGGCGCTGGCCCTGGCGTTCTTCGCGGCGGCGCTGGCGGTGTTCAGTTTCCGCACCGGCCGCAACCTGGGTCTGGTGTGGGCGCTGCTGCTGAGCTTCGCGTACTACGCGACCGGCAGCGTGTTCCGCGTGATGGGCGAGAAGGGCGCACTGGCGGCTGTGCCCGCCGCCTACGCCGCCGACGTGATCGCGGTGGTGGCGGGCATCAGCCTGCTGTGGCTCGCCCGGCGCCGCTGA
- a CDS encoding LptF/LptG family permease → MPLLTRSVLKEVLRWYGAGIALFMILQMTDALSSTVSNLISYHAPFGKAAFAFLSILPSFLNKALVMAVAFAILLAFSRMQQDSELKAISAGGIRPLNLVWPLALPFAVVGALAFFNADRLVPAGLDVWFNKAWYDIYDSPPPAPQQDKYTYAPPGALYYAGRVTTDSGSASVAQLQGVMVQRGDETITASSGTWDTAGRTWTLQDAWIVRPGQDPVHRSTPLVLPQGDTLEPPVQDSRQLVTSDLRRVLASGTLDDTQRRDYTFQLATRYADPLTALVFAAAAGVLGLLIRNRAAAFASVVVFIAAFYVLWTTVPSLARAGAMDPTLAAWLPNAVFLLLAGALAWRLR, encoded by the coding sequence GTGCCGCTGCTCACCCGCTCCGTCCTGAAGGAGGTTCTCCGCTGGTATGGAGCCGGCATCGCGCTGTTCATGATCCTGCAGATGACCGACGCGCTGAGCAGCACCGTCTCGAATCTGATCTCCTACCACGCGCCTTTCGGCAAGGCGGCCTTCGCGTTTCTGAGTATCCTGCCCAGCTTCCTGAACAAGGCGCTGGTGATGGCCGTGGCGTTCGCCATCTTGCTGGCGTTCTCGCGCATGCAGCAGGACAGCGAACTCAAGGCGATCAGCGCAGGCGGCATCCGGCCGTTGAATCTGGTGTGGCCGCTCGCGCTGCCCTTCGCGGTGGTGGGCGCGCTGGCCTTCTTCAACGCGGACCGGCTGGTGCCGGCCGGGCTGGACGTGTGGTTCAACAAGGCGTGGTACGACATCTACGACAGCCCGCCGCCCGCGCCGCAGCAGGACAAGTACACCTACGCCCCGCCCGGCGCGCTGTACTACGCCGGCCGCGTGACCACGGACAGCGGCAGCGCCAGCGTCGCGCAGCTCCAGGGCGTGATGGTGCAGCGCGGCGACGAGACCATCACGGCCAGCAGCGGCACGTGGGACACTGCCGGGCGCACGTGGACGCTTCAGGACGCGTGGATCGTGCGGCCCGGCCAGGACCCCGTGCACCGGTCCACGCCGTTGGTGCTGCCGCAGGGCGACACGCTGGAACCGCCCGTACAGGACTCGCGGCAGCTGGTGACGTCCGACCTGCGCCGCGTCCTGGCGAGCGGCACGCTGGATGACACCCAGCGCCGCGACTACACCTTCCAGCTCGCCACGCGCTACGCCGATCCGCTGACCGCGCTGGTGTTCGCCGCCGCGGCCGGCGTGCTGGGCCTGCTGATCCGCAACCGCGCCGCTGCCTTTGCCAGCGTGGTCGTGTTCATCGCGGCGTTCTACGTGCTGTGGACGACCGTGCCCAGCCTGGCGCGCGCCGGGGCCATGGATCCCACGCTGGCGGCGTGGCTGCCGAACGCGGTGTTCCTGCTGCTGGCCGGCGCGCTCGCGTGGCGGCTGCGGTGA
- the ddrC gene encoding DNA damage response protein DdrC, which produces MKNAPLTLEFGTVRLPISADGLLHAPTALSQLGVADREWNALAQEHDLGAEPRDFGVGPEPTLSVPDFARLAFTLDTPQARRWRKRAQDLLVRAMQGDVRLAAQVAERNPDPEARRWLTARLESTHARRELMSTVARHGGEGNVYGQLGSISNRSVLGTDSATIRRERGVKQTRDGLSSTELLRLAYLDTATARAIQEKGAQGNDAILKLHQFVARRERLGWETPLPTQAG; this is translated from the coding sequence ATGAAGAACGCTCCGTTGACCCTTGAATTCGGCACCGTCCGGCTGCCCATCAGCGCCGACGGACTCCTCCATGCTCCCACCGCCCTGAGCCAGCTCGGCGTGGCCGACCGCGAGTGGAATGCCCTGGCCCAGGAACACGACCTCGGCGCCGAGCCGCGCGACTTCGGCGTCGGGCCGGAACCCACCCTGAGCGTGCCGGACTTCGCGCGGCTGGCCTTCACGCTGGACACGCCTCAGGCCAGGCGCTGGCGCAAACGCGCCCAGGACCTGCTGGTGCGCGCCATGCAGGGCGACGTCCGGCTGGCCGCCCAGGTCGCCGAACGCAACCCCGATCCCGAGGCGAGGCGCTGGCTGACCGCCCGCCTGGAGAGCACCCACGCCCGCCGCGAACTGATGAGCACCGTCGCCCGGCACGGCGGCGAGGGCAACGTGTACGGCCAACTCGGTTCGATCAGCAACCGCAGCGTGCTCGGCACGGACTCCGCGACCATCCGCCGCGAGCGCGGCGTGAAACAGACCCGCGACGGCCTGAGCAGCACCGAACTGCTGCGCCTGGCCTACCTGGACACCGCCACCGCCCGCGCCATCCAGGAGAAGGGCGCACAGGGCAACGACGCCATCCTGAAACTCCACCAGTTCGTCGCGCGGCGCGAGCGGCTGGGCTGGGAAACGCCGCTGCCGACCCAGGCAGGCTGA
- a CDS encoding IS1 family transposase, whose protein sequence is MNAPPCTACGGVYTVKNGHAHTGRQRYLCRVCGHQFTIHPPHHRISAETEELVDRLLSERISHRGICRVTGVSRSWFRRHLMKLHGIVQHGFELVDDSAKKQ, encoded by the coding sequence ATGAATGCTCCACCCTGCACCGCGTGCGGTGGCGTCTACACCGTCAAGAATGGTCATGCTCACACCGGGAGACAACGCTACTTGTGCCGGGTCTGCGGGCATCAATTCACCATCCATCCTCCGCACCATCGCATTTCGGCCGAAACAGAGGAACTGGTGGATCGTTTGCTGAGCGAACGCATCTCGCATCGAGGCATCTGCCGCGTGACTGGGGTGAGTCGTTCTTGGTTCCGTCGCCATTTGATGAAGCTGCACGGCATCGTGCAGCACGGCTTTGAGCTCGTTGACGACTCCGCAAAAAAACAATGA
- a CDS encoding IS1 family transposase produces the protein MSTPAPATLVLECDELCTFVGRHDRPRWIWLAMDRATRRIVGCFIGQRDAPGAFGLWQSIPAPYLDAVCHTDGLRFYRGVVFGALHRIGGTQHIERDGATLRLRLAHLVRQSLSFSRQQTTLETLVWLFLHRYNTSLS, from the coding sequence ATGAGCACTCCAGCACCAGCGACGCTGGTGCTGGAGTGCGATGAGTTATGCACCTTTGTCGGTCGCCATGACCGCCCACGCTGGATTTGGTTGGCGATGGATCGGGCCACCCGACGTATCGTCGGCTGCTTCATTGGCCAACGAGACGCGCCTGGCGCATTCGGATTGTGGCAGAGCATCCCAGCGCCCTACCTTGACGCGGTGTGTCACACCGATGGTTTGCGCTTCTATCGCGGCGTAGTCTTCGGTGCGTTGCACCGGATCGGCGGTACCCAGCACATCGAACGCGATGGCGCCACATTACGCCTGAGATTGGCCCATCTGGTGCGTCAATCCCTGTCCTTTAGCCGTCAGCAGACCACCCTCGAAACCCTCGTCTGGCTCTTTCTTCACCGCTACAACACGTCATTATCTTGA
- a CDS encoding SRPBCC family protein has product MTAGTPREAVRREILLPVAPALVWPAIVTPQRMAGWMADFPLHIAVTWTVGASLHMTGDLHGVPFENRGTVLEVVPVRLVRFTYWTSLSGRPYTGADLPVVQFTLTPEGDGTRLEVSHGNVPAGPERQHLPFYWNAALLKLGDVLLGSTGSWHSR; this is encoded by the coding sequence ATGACGGCTGGAACGCCCCGCGAAGCCGTGCGGCGGGAGATCCTCCTGCCCGTCGCACCGGCCCTGGTGTGGCCGGCGATCGTCACCCCGCAGCGCATGGCCGGCTGGATGGCCGACTTCCCGCTGCACATCGCCGTGACCTGGACGGTCGGCGCGTCCCTGCACATGACCGGCGACCTGCATGGCGTGCCCTTCGAGAACCGCGGCACGGTGCTGGAGGTGGTGCCGGTGCGCCTTGTGCGCTTCACGTATTGGACGTCCCTGTCCGGCCGCCCCTACACCGGGGCGGACCTCCCCGTGGTGCAGTTTACCCTCACGCCCGAGGGAGACGGCACGCGGCTGGAGGTCTCCCATGGCAACGTCCCGGCCGGGCCCGAGCGCCAGCACCTGCCGTTCTACTGGAACGCCGCGCTGCTGAAACTGGGCGACGTCCTGCTTGGAAGCACTGGGTCGTGGCATTCAAGATAA
- the fumC gene encoding class II fumarate hydratase produces MTNTRKESDTMGTLDVDASRYWGAQTERSIHNFPIGRDTFVWGRPVIRALGILKKGAAQANADLGELPRDIADLIVQAADEVIAGTLDDHFPLVVFQTGSGTQSNMNANEVISNRAIEIAGGELGSKKPVHPNDHVNRGQSSNDTFPTAMHIAVVLELNERLYGAVGTLRNTLDAKAKAYAGLVKVGRTHLQDATPITLGQEIGGWVAQLDYALEQVRHAGEGLLDLAIGGTAVGTGLNAHPQFGDLAAQKYSEETGFAFRSAENKFAALSAHDALVQTSAALRTLAGALMKMANDVRWLASGPRNGIGEITIPENEPGSSIMPGKVNPTQSEAMTMVATRVFGNDATVAFAGSQGNFQLNVFKPVMVHAVLESVRLISDACLAFNDNCAVGIEPNVERIEHNLSVNLMQVTALNKHIGYDKAAAIAKKAHKEGSSLRDAALALGYVTEDEFAQWVVPLDMTHN; encoded by the coding sequence ATGACGAACACCCGTAAAGAGTCCGACACGATGGGCACGCTGGACGTGGACGCCAGCCGCTACTGGGGCGCCCAGACGGAGCGGAGCATCCACAACTTCCCGATCGGCCGCGACACCTTCGTGTGGGGCCGCCCGGTCATCCGCGCGCTGGGCATCCTGAAAAAGGGAGCGGCGCAGGCGAACGCGGATCTGGGCGAACTGCCGCGCGACATCGCCGACCTGATCGTGCAGGCGGCCGACGAGGTGATCGCCGGGACGCTCGACGACCACTTCCCGCTGGTGGTCTTCCAGACCGGCTCGGGCACCCAGAGCAACATGAACGCCAACGAGGTGATCTCCAACCGCGCCATCGAGATCGCGGGCGGCGAGCTGGGCTCGAAGAAGCCCGTGCACCCCAACGACCACGTCAACCGCGGCCAGAGCAGCAACGACACCTTCCCGACCGCCATGCACATCGCGGTGGTGCTGGAGCTGAACGAGCGGTTGTACGGCGCGGTGGGCACCCTGCGGAACACGCTGGACGCCAAGGCGAAGGCCTACGCCGGGCTGGTCAAGGTGGGCCGCACGCACCTCCAGGACGCCACGCCCATCACGCTGGGGCAGGAGATCGGCGGCTGGGTCGCGCAGCTCGACTACGCGCTTGAGCAGGTGCGGCACGCGGGTGAGGGCCTGCTCGACCTCGCCATCGGCGGCACGGCGGTCGGCACCGGCCTGAACGCCCACCCGCAGTTCGGCGATCTGGCCGCGCAGAAGTACAGCGAGGAGACCGGCTTCGCGTTCCGCTCGGCCGAGAACAAATTTGCGGCCCTCAGCGCCCACGACGCCCTGGTGCAGACCTCGGCCGCGCTGCGCACCCTGGCCGGCGCGCTGATGAAGATGGCAAACGACGTCCGCTGGCTGGCGAGCGGCCCCCGCAACGGCATCGGCGAGATCACCATTCCCGAGAACGAGCCCGGCAGCTCCATCATGCCCGGCAAGGTGAACCCCACCCAGAGCGAGGCCATGACCATGGTCGCCACCCGCGTGTTCGGGAACGACGCCACCGTCGCCTTCGCCGGCAGCCAGGGCAACTTCCAGCTGAACGTGTTCAAGCCGGTGATGGTGCACGCCGTGCTGGAGAGCGTCCGCCTGATCAGCGACGCGTGCCTCGCCTTCAACGACAACTGCGCGGTAGGCATCGAACCGAACGTCGAGCGGATCGAGCACAACCTCTCGGTCAACCTGATGCAGGTCACCGCCCTGAACAAGCACATCGGCTACGACAAGGCCGCCGCCATCGCCAAGAAGGCCCACAAGGAGGGCAGCAGTCTCCGGGACGCCGCCCTTGCCCTGGGCTACGTCACCGAGGACGAGTTCGCGCAGTGGGTCGTCCCGCTCGACATGACGCACAACTGA
- a CDS encoding AraC family transcriptional regulator: MLPPSPALTGLVQVYWLLVEDHPRAEQHVFLPEHTAHLTFHAGRSWALGPGGVRTPLPRATLDGLVVTPAHVLSEGPVRALRAELYPWAARQLFGWSYPDGSLDLLSGAAGPDAVPAARGIMAALTAHDDDTAVGLLDSWLRRRLTAQGRPPGAGVQAAVQLYHSGGQRRVGDLADDLGLSARTLERQFAQEVGIGAKTLARLIRFESAHNALSHDPQTPLAALAYDLGFADQAHLTREFRALAGLTPGTYATLSARRPRDPDPSSQADPRVVLPALPGEGRL; the protein is encoded by the coding sequence GTGCTTCCGCCCTCCCCGGCCCTGACGGGGCTGGTGCAGGTGTACTGGCTGCTGGTCGAGGACCATCCGCGCGCCGAGCAGCACGTGTTCCTGCCCGAGCACACCGCGCACCTGACCTTCCACGCGGGGCGCTCGTGGGCGCTCGGCCCCGGAGGGGTGCGGACGCCCCTGCCGCGGGCGACGCTGGACGGCCTGGTCGTCACGCCCGCGCACGTGCTCTCGGAGGGGCCGGTGCGGGCGCTGCGGGCGGAACTGTACCCGTGGGCGGCGCGGCAGCTGTTCGGCTGGAGCTACCCGGACGGGTCGCTGGACCTGCTCTCGGGCGCGGCGGGGCCGGACGCCGTGCCGGCGGCGCGCGGCATCATGGCGGCCCTGACCGCACATGACGACGACACGGCAGTGGGTCTGCTGGACAGCTGGCTGCGGCGCCGGCTGACCGCGCAGGGCCGCCCGCCCGGCGCCGGCGTGCAGGCGGCCGTGCAGCTCTACCACAGCGGCGGACAGCGCCGGGTGGGTGACCTGGCCGATGACCTGGGCCTGAGCGCCCGCACGCTGGAGCGGCAGTTCGCCCAAGAGGTCGGGATCGGCGCGAAGACCCTGGCGCGCCTGATCCGCTTCGAGTCGGCGCACAACGCCCTGTCGCACGACCCGCAGACCCCGCTGGCCGCCCTGGCCTACGACCTGGGCTTCGCCGACCAGGCCCACCTGACCCGCGAGTTCCGCGCCCTGGCGGGCCTGACCCCCGGCACCTACGCCACCCTGAGCGCCCGGCGGCCGCGCGACCCGGACCCGTCCTCCCAGGCCGACCCGCGCGTGGTGCTGCCCGCGTTGCCCGGCGAGGGCCGCCTGTAA